The DNA window CAGCCAGCAAGGGTTGACCTTTTTGCAGCAGGTATGCCGCGAAAACGACAAGGAGTGGTTCGAGGCCAACCGTGGCGTGTATGAACGTGAATTGCTGGCGCCGTTCCGCGCGCTGGTGGATCAACTGGCGCCGGCGATGTTGGCGATTGATCCGCAGTTCGAAACGCGGCCTGCCATCGGGAAAACGCTGTCGCGTATTCATCGCGATACGCGTTTTTCACACGATAAGTCACGCTACCGCAGCCGCCTGTGGCTGACGTTTAAGCGGCCAAGCAAGGACTGGAAAGATGCGCCGGCGTACTTTTTTGAAATCGGCCCCGACATGTTGCGCTATGGGCTGGGGTATTACAGCGCCAACAAGGCCACGATGGATCTGTTCCGCCATACGTTGCAACGCCGGCCGCAGCAGTTTCTGGCGGTGGCGCAATGCTGCCAGCCGCCGTTTGAGCTGGTTGGCGAGCGTTATAAACGCCTGCTGGTGAAGGATTTGGCCGAGGAGCTGTCAACCTGGTATCACCGCAAGTCTTTTGCCGTGATGGTGACGGATCCCCAGGTTGAGAAAGCGTTCAGCGCCACGCTGCCGGCCAGCCTGGCGCAGGGCTTCCAACAGCTTGCACCGCTTTATGACTGGCTGATGCAGGTTGAAGCCATGAAGCAGATCGATCCGGCTGACCTATGACAGCAACACATGCCAGAAGGCGTCGATCAGCGGATCGTTAAGGCGTTTTTTCTGCACGCAAACGCCCAGATCGAACGGCTCGACCATCGGTACGTGATCCAACTGCGACACGCGGTTGCGCACCGGTTCCGGGCTGTGTTCCAACACCACGCTTGGGATTAGCGCAATGCCGCAGCCGAGCGCCACCATGGAAACGATCGCCTCGTGGCCGCTGACCGTAGCGTAAATCAGCGGGTTACTGATGCGCTGGCGGCGGAACCACAGATCAACGCGTTTTCGC is part of the Gibbsiella quercinecans genome and encodes:
- a CDS encoding DUF2461 domain-containing protein — encoded protein: MAQQFTGFSQQGLTFLQQVCRENDKEWFEANRGVYERELLAPFRALVDQLAPAMLAIDPQFETRPAIGKTLSRIHRDTRFSHDKSRYRSRLWLTFKRPSKDWKDAPAYFFEIGPDMLRYGLGYYSANKATMDLFRHTLQRRPQQFLAVAQCCQPPFELVGERYKRLLVKDLAEELSTWYHRKSFAVMVTDPQVEKAFSATLPASLAQGFQQLAPLYDWLMQVEAMKQIDPADL